One region of Chanodichthys erythropterus isolate Z2021 chromosome 24, ASM2448905v1, whole genome shotgun sequence genomic DNA includes:
- the foxb1a gene encoding forkhead box protein B1a, whose amino-acid sequence MPRPGRNTYSDQKPPYSYISLTAMAIQSCPEKMLPLSEIYKFIMDRFPYYRENTQRWQNSLRHNLSFNDCFIKIPRRPDQPGKGSFWALHPSCGDMFENGSFLRRRKRFKVMTSEHLAPSKPSDAAHYLQQHAKLRLSALGTHLPQMSSYNLGVSQPSTFKHPFAIENIIAREYKVPGGLAFSTGYPLHNQLTTAWPHMYSTSVMDSAAPISMTSSDYSAYGVPIKSLCHGGQTLPAIPVPIKPTPAALPHHIPAFLSNSPQSLSPTSPQTATSQSSPATPSETLTGPATLQSVAVH is encoded by the coding sequence ATGCCTAGACCTGGGAGAAACACTTACAGCGACCAGAAACCGCCGTACTCCTACATTTCCCTCACCGCTATGGCCATCCAGAGCTGTCCGGAGAAGATGCTTCCTCTCAGCGAGATCTACAAGTTTATCATGGACCGTTTTCCCTACTACCGGGAAAACACCCAGCGCTGGCAGAATTCCCTGCGCCACAACCTCTCCTTCAACGACTGCTTCATTAAAATCCCCCGGCGCCCGGACCAGCCCGGCAAGGGCAGCTTCTGGGCGCTCCATCCCAGCTGCGGCGACATGTTCGAGAACGGAAGTTTCCTGCGACGCCGCAAACGCTTCAAAGTGATGACATCAGAGCACCTGGCACCCAGCAAGCCCTCGGACGCTGCCCACTACCTCCAGCAGCACGCCAAGCTCCGGCTCAGCGCCCTGGGCACCCACCTCCCCCAGATGTCCAGCTACAACCTGGGAGTGTCCCAGCCGTCCACGTTCAAGCACCCGTTCGCCATCGAGAACATCATCGCCCGAGAGTATAAAGTGCCAGGGGGGCTGGCGTTCTCCACCGGGTATCCCCTGCACAACCAGCTGACCACAGCCTGGCCCCATATGTACAGCACTAGCGTGATGGACAGCGCGGCGCCCATCTCCATGACCAGCAGCGATTACAGTGCCTACGGTGTGCCCATCAAGTCGCTCTGCCACGGCGGACAGACCTTACCGGCGATTCCCGTCCCGATCAAGCCCACCCCGGCGGCGTTGCCTCATCACATCCCCGCTTTCCTGTCGAACTCTCCCCAGTCGCTGAGCCCGACCTCCCCGCAGACAGCGACCAGCCAAAGCAGCCCTGCCACCCCGAGCGAGACCCTGACGGGTCCCGCGACGCTGCAGTCGGTCGCTGTGCACTGA